TGATGACGATCGTTAATGACACTCAGGTTTTTGCCACGGCGAATATTTATGAAAAAGATTTAAACAAGCTAAAGATAGGTCAAAGGGTGCGGATAAATGTTGCCAGCTTACCCAACCGTATCTTTGAGGGACAGATTACACGCATTGGCTCGCTAGTAGAAGGGCAAACGCGGGTAGTACCAGTCCAAGCGGAACTTAACAACGCGGGTGGGGAACTCAAGCCGGGAATGTTCGCAGAATTAGAGGTACTAACAGACCTAACAGCTACAGCTATTTTGGCAATTCCCAATTCGGCTATCGTGGATGTAAATGGCAAGAAACTGGTTTACGTAAAAAATGGCAATGCTTTCCAGTCTGTGGAAGTAACATTAGGGCAAAAGTCTGGGGATTTAGTAGAAGTCAAGAGCGGTTTATTTGAGAAAGATTTAATCGTTACCCAACGCGCGCCGCAACTTTACGCCCAGTCGTTGCGGGGCGGTAGTAAACCCAAGGAAGGTGGGGAGACGGACGGACACTCCGAAGAAAAGAAAGGGAATTCAGAGGTAAAAGACGCGAAAGCTAACAGCTTGCCACCTTTAGGGTTAATTGGTGTAGTGGGAGGCGGGGTGTTTGGTACTGCGGCTTTTATAGCTGGTGCTTTTTGGAATCGGCGTCGGACTCGTTCTCGCCTAGTAGGAGAAGAGAATGTTAGTACGGATGCCCAACCTTTGACCTATGAAACCGAAGTTTATCTCAACAAAGATCTAACTTTTTCGCCTGCCGCCGTGTTCGTTGAAGACGAGGAACCTGTGGGCGATCGCCACTAAAAAATTCAACTTTTGATTGGGTAGTAGCTAATGAAAAAAGGCTCTCTCGTACTTAGGATGATAAATTTATCCCATAGTTGTAGGTTGGGTTGGGTTGAGTGAAGCAAACCCTCCGTTTCACCCCGCCCAACTCTATGGGTTGTTCTAAGTAAGTAGGCGCTAATAAAACAAAGTATGTTAAGTAATTTTACAATTACGCTCGATTCGTTCGTAGTGAGGGCCCCGGCCCTCTTTTACAGGAATGGAGCCCTTACTACAAACCTTGAATTATTCACGCCGACTTACTTAAATTGGGTTTCGTATCTCAACCCAACCTACAACTATGGGAGAGCCAAAAAATATGCGGTAGGCGCGGCCAAATATTGACGAAGCAAGAATTCTAGTAACTAATTCTAATAACCAATCAAATGATTAGTATTATTGCCAAGTGGGTTATTACTAAACGATGGCTAGTAGCCGTTGCAGCATTCATCTCCACATTAATCGTAGTTTTCAACACCGTACCGCAAATGCCGCTGGATGTATTTCCTAACTTTGCACCCCCTCAAGTCGAAATTGAAACCGAAGCCTCTGGACTCGCTCCCGAAGAAATAGAATCTCTCGTTACATTGCCCGTTGAAAGTGCAATTAACGGAACTCCTGGGATTGCAACAGTCCGTTCTTCTTCCTCAGCCGGACTATCTGTGGTCAGAGTTGTTTTTAAATGGGGAACCGATCTCTTTCAAGCCCGCCAATTAGTACAAGAACGATTGCAACAAGCCGTAAGTAAGCTACCGACTGGAGTCGAAACCCCAAGAATTGCTCCCATCAGTTCACCGATTGGCACCGTACTGAAATATGCGTTCATCGTCGAAACAGAAGCACAATCCAAAACCGACATTCCCAAGCTAGATCCTGGGAACGAGCCAAAATCCAAAATGAACCTAATGGAAGTGCGCCGAATCGTCGATTGGCAAGTAGTCAATCGCCTCTTAGGAGTTCCCGGTGTCAGTCAAGTGCTAGTGTATGGCGGTGATGTGCGCCAGTATCAAGTTTTAGTAGATCCTAACAAATTAAGAGCTTTTAACGTTTCCTTAGAGCAGGTTACTCAAGCCGTTCAGACAGCAAATGTCAATGCTCCTGGCGGCTTTTTAATTACCTCTGATAAACAAACATTAATTCGAGGAATTGGGCGGATTGAGTCTCTAGATGACCTCAAGCAATCTGCGATCGTTACTCGTCAAGGAAAGCCGATCCGCATTGGCGATGTGGCAGACGTACAAATTGGTGGAGCTGTCAAGATAGGTGACGGTAGCTTAAATGGGAAAGATGCCGTTATATTGATGGTCAATAAACAGCCTCAAGCTGATACTCCCACTGTCACGAAGGCGATTGAAACTGCAATGAAAGAACTCAAAGCAGGTTTGCCCAAAGAAATTAAAGTAACTGAAACATTTCGTCAGGCAGATTATATCGATGCTTCGGTAGAAAATGTTAGGTCAGCTCTGGTTGAAGGCAGCATAATTGCAGCAATTATCCTGATTCCCTTCTTGATGAATTGGCGAACGCTGGCTGTATGTTTGTTAGATTTTGCTTTAACTTTTGTGTTCGCTTTGCAAATATTATCTTGGCTCGGATTGGGGCTGAATACGATGACTTTGGGAGGGTTAGCAGTTGCCATTGGTACCGCGATTGATGACGCTATTGTTTATTCAGAAAACACGTATCGTAACTTGCGGGAAAATAAATACTCTCCCAACCCGCGTCCGGTACTAGAAGTCATCTTTGAAGGAGGGCAAGAAGTCCGCGAATCTCTGATCGGAGCTACTTTAATTACAGTTGTTGTCTTTGCTCCAATCTTTGCGCTAGTAGGTGTGGAAGGTCGGATTTTTGGGCCGATGGGTATGACTTATCTAATAGTAGTAATAGTTTCCAGTTTGGAATCTTTGCTCGTCAGTCCAGCTTTATGTGCAATTCTATTGCCTCACGGCAAAATGCCACAAATTGAAGCCTGGGTACCAAGATTGTGTAAAAGAATTTATGCTCCTTTTTTGAATTTTTCTACTCAATTTTCGACGATTATTTTAGTCTTAGCAACTGTGGCGATGGTAGCAGCGATCGCAATCTTTCCTTCTTTGGGACGAGCCTTTCTACCCGAATTTCAAGAATCAACTTTAGTTAATAGCTTGGCTCTTTATCCGGGGACATCTTTAGAAGCTACAAATAGTGCAGCTTTTGTCTTAGAAACTAAACTCAAAGATGACCCAAGATTAAAGTATGTTCAATTACGGGCAGGACGCGCTCCCAACGACCCGGATGCCGCCCCTGTTAATCTGGCTCACCTTGATATTGGATTGAGCGAAAAAGGGATGGAAAATCGGGGAAATACTGTAGAATGGCTGCGGAAAGAGTTTAACAAAGTACCGGGTGCTGCTACTAATATTGGCGGATTTATTTCTCACCGCATTGATGAAATCTTGTCTGGGGTTAGAAGTCAAATTGCAATTAAAATTTTTGGCCCCGATCTAGAAGAACTCCGCAACATTGGCAAACAAGTAGAAGCTACGATTAAATCTGTGCCGGGAATTGTAGATTTACAGCTTGAACCTCAAGTTCCCATCGAACAAATTCAAATTAAGTTTAACCGCTTTGCGGCTGCTCAATATAGTTTAACTATTGGACAACTTTCTAACATTATCGAAACAGGTCTGAATGGTAAAGTCGTGTCTCAGGTTTTAGATAAGCAACAAACATTTGATTTAGTTGTGTGGTTAAAACCAGAATTTCGCAATAATCTTGAAACAATTGAAAATTTGTTAGTTGATACGAGTGATGGTAACAAAATTCCTCTCGCTCAAGTGGCTAATGTGGCTTACGGAACCGGGCCGAATACGATCAACCGCGAAAATGTTTCTCGCTTAATTGTAGTTTCAGCCAACGCCAAAGGCAGAGATTTGCGTTCCGTAGTCAATGATATTCAAGATAAAGTAAAAGCAAACGTTCAGATTCCCTCTGGTTACTTTATCCAATACGGCGGTCAATTTGAAGCGGAAGAAAGAGCGTCAAAAAATATTTTAGTTTTCAGTGCCATTTCCTTTGTTGTAATTACGGTACTGATGTATCTTTCTGTCAAATCAATTGCTTCTACAGCCACAATTATGATTAATTTGCCCCTCGCGTTAGTTGGCGGAGTAATTGCGATCGCACTGACAGGAGGCGTTATTTCTATTGCTTCTCTCGTGGGGTTTGTGACGCTGTTTGGGGTCGCAACTCGTAACGGACTGCTGTTGGTAGATAATTACACAACTAAGGCCGCAGCCGGGATGTCTTTAAAAGAAGTTTTAATGGCCGGTTCAATGGAACGACTCAATGCTATTTTGATGACTTCTTTAACTTCAGCTTTGGGTTTGCTGCCATTAGTAATCTCTGTTGGCCCTGGCAAGGAAATTTTACAACCTTTGTCGATTGTTGTATTAGGTGGGTTGTTTACATCTACGGCGCTTACCCTACTTGTGTTGCCAGCTTTGTATTCTAAGTTTGGTAGATACTTATTGCCTAAGCCGAGTGCGAATGTTGTAGAAGATGGCAAAGTGCCTAATGCTGTATGGGAAAACTAATGTTCCTCTGGTAGCACGCTGCAAAAATTCCTTTTTCTTTCTCTAAAATTTCATCGTGGTTTCATCCGATCGTGCCATCGTAGATAGAAAGTATGCTGATGCATTTACAACCGTAAAGCTTTATTATCTTGCCTGCTAATGCTCAATTCTATTGTTAAATGGTCGATCGCCCAACGCTGGGTGATAGTCATCGCCTCCATCCTTATCAGCTTGTGGGGCTTTCGCGTCCTGACTCAAATGCCTCTGGATGTGTTTCCCAGCTTTGCACCCCCACAAGTCGAAATTCAAGCCGAAGCCCCCGGTTTAGCACCAGAGGAAGTCGAGTCCCTAGTTACCCGACCGATAGAAAGTGCGATTAACGGCACACCTGGACTGGAAGCCTTACGCTCCGCTTCGGCCGTAGGTCTTTCTGCGGTGAGAGCCGTCTTCAGCGAGAGTACGGACATTTATCGCGCTCGCCAATTAGTGACGGAGCGGTTGCAACAGGTTAGCAGCCAGCTACCGCAAGGCGTGGAAAAGCCACAACTTCTCCCAGTCAGTTCCCCCTTGGGAGTCATCGCCAGATACGCTTTTACCTCCGAAACTACTCCCCTGATGGAGGTGTGGCGCACTGTCAATTGGCAAGTGAAAAACCGCCTCCTGGCGGTTCCCGGTGTTAGTAGTGTCCTCATAACTGGTGGGGACGAGCGTCAGTATCAAGTGCTGGTCAATCCAGACAAGCTCAAAGCGTTTAATGTTTCCCTAAATGATGTCACGCAAGCGGCAGGGGCTGCCAACGCCAACGCGCCAGGGGGATTTTTAATTACTCCAGACCAAGAGACGTTGGTTCGAGGAATTGGGCGGATTGAGTCTATCGAGCAGCTCAAGAAATCGGTCATTAAAGCACGCAATGGCACACCAGTGTTACTCGAACAGGTGGCTGACGTGCAAATCGGTGCGGCACTCAAACGCGGTGATGGCAGTTTCAACGGCAAGAAGGCGGTTGTTTTGACGGTCAACAAGCAACCCATCGGTGATACCCCAACCGTGACTAAGGCAATTGAGGCGGCGCTGGAGGAAATGAAGCCCAGTCTGGCCAAAGATGTGAAAGTGACGGAGACATTTCGCCAGGAGGATTTTATCGAAGCCTCGCTCAAGAACGTTGAAGAAGCCCTGCGCGATGGCATCATCATTGTTTCTATCGTCCTGATTCTGTTTCTGATGAATTGGCGCACGGTCATTATTAGTCTGAGCGCCCTTCCCATTTCGTTGCTGCTGGGGATGATGATTTTGAATTGGACGGGACAAGGCATCAACACGATGACTTTGGGCGGACTCGTTGTTGCCATCGGTTCGGTGGTGGATGACGCGATTGTCGATATGGAAAATGTCTACCGTCGCTTGCGGGAAAACCAACTCGCGGGAAACCCGATTCCACCCCTGCAAGTTGTCTTTAATGGTTCGGTGGAGGTGCGCGTTAGCGTTCTGTTCGCCACTATTATTATCGCGGTCGTCTTCGCACCGATTTTTGCCCTTTCCGGGGTAGAAGGTCGCATTTTTGCGCCAATGGGTATAGCCTACTTGCTGTCAATTGCTGCTTCTACTTTGGTGGCGCTGACGTTGACCCCGGCACTATGCGCCCTAATGCTAGTAGGTCGGCCTTTGCCCAGTACAGAAACCTGGGTGGAGAAACAAGCCCATCGCCTGTATCGTCCAGCTTTGAAGTTTTCGATTCGTTTCCCTACGGTTGTTTTGGCAGCAGCTATTGCTGGCTTTGTAGCTTCAATGGTAATTCTGCCCTCGTTGGGGCAAGTTTTTTTACCGGAGTTTCAAGACCGCGCCTTAGTGGTTGCGGTAAGTCTGATGCCTGGTGAATCTCTGAATGCGACCAATCAAGTGGGGTTGGCGGTAGAGAACTCTCTCAAAAAGGACCCTCGGTTTGATACCGTTCAGTTCCGTTCCGGCCGCAGTCAAGGCGACTCGGAGGTGGTTGGTACTAACTTTGGAGAATTGGATGTGCAAATTAGTGAGGAGGGAATCAAAGAGCGGGAAGAGAGTATTGAAAAGATTCGAGAGGAATTTGAAAAAATTCCGGGAGTAGTACCCAATATTGGTGGGTTTATTTCTCACCGGATGGATGAGGTACTCTCAGGGGTGCGGAGTGCTATAGCGGTCAAAATTTTTGGTCCGGAATTAGAACAACTCCGCACCCTTGGTCAACAAGTGCAGTCAGCCATGAGTGAGGTTTCGGGTTTGGTAGACCTGCAACTGGAACCCCAGGTGCCAATTAAACAGGTGCAAATTCAGTTTGACCGGGAAGCCGCTGCTCGCTACGGTGTGACCATCGGGGAACTTGCAGAGACAATTGAAACCGCGCTCAATGGGCGAGCCGTCTCTCAGGTTTTAGAGCAGCAACAAACCTTTGACCTCGTGGTGTGGTTGCAAGAAAGCTCTCGTCATGATATTGAAATCATCCGCAATTTGTTAGTCGATACCCCCAACGGTCAAAAAATTCCTTTAGCCCAAGTCGCAAAAATTGATTACGGCACGGGTCCTAATACGATCAATCGCGAAAACGTCTCCCGGTTTATTGTGGTATCTAGCAACGTGTCTGGACGGGATTTGGGTTCTGTGATTAAGGATATTCGGGACAAGGTTAAGCAAGAGGTGCAACTGCCCCCTGGCTATTACATTGAATACGGCGGTCAATTTGAAGCGCAAGAGGGAGCCACAAAAACTTTACTTTGGGCTGGTGCATTAGCTTTTGTTGCTATTGCCGTCCTGCTTTACTTTGCCGTCAAATCGATTCCTGCAACCATCATGATTTTGATTAATCTACCCTTAGCATTAATCGGTGGCGTGATTTCAATTGCCTTGACTAGCGGTATTATCTCCGTAGCTTCGATGGTAGGATTTATTACCCTATTCGGCGTTGCCGCCCGCAATGGTCTGCTATTGGTGGACAATTACAACAACAAGTTGGCAGAAGGGATTCCCTTAAAAGAAGTTTTGCTTGAGGGGTCAATGGAGCGATTAGCTGCTATTTTAATGACCGCTTTAGCATCCGCTTTGGGGATGGTGCCGCTGACGATTGGGAGTGGTGCTGGTAAGGAAGTTTTGCAGCCGTTGGCGGTGGTGGTACTGGGGGGATTG
The Oscillatoria nigro-viridis PCC 7112 genome window above contains:
- a CDS encoding efflux RND transporter permease subunit, producing MISIIAKWVITKRWLVAVAAFISTLIVVFNTVPQMPLDVFPNFAPPQVEIETEASGLAPEEIESLVTLPVESAINGTPGIATVRSSSSAGLSVVRVVFKWGTDLFQARQLVQERLQQAVSKLPTGVETPRIAPISSPIGTVLKYAFIVETEAQSKTDIPKLDPGNEPKSKMNLMEVRRIVDWQVVNRLLGVPGVSQVLVYGGDVRQYQVLVDPNKLRAFNVSLEQVTQAVQTANVNAPGGFLITSDKQTLIRGIGRIESLDDLKQSAIVTRQGKPIRIGDVADVQIGGAVKIGDGSLNGKDAVILMVNKQPQADTPTVTKAIETAMKELKAGLPKEIKVTETFRQADYIDASVENVRSALVEGSIIAAIILIPFLMNWRTLAVCLLDFALTFVFALQILSWLGLGLNTMTLGGLAVAIGTAIDDAIVYSENTYRNLRENKYSPNPRPVLEVIFEGGQEVRESLIGATLITVVVFAPIFALVGVEGRIFGPMGMTYLIVVIVSSLESLLVSPALCAILLPHGKMPQIEAWVPRLCKRIYAPFLNFSTQFSTIILVLATVAMVAAIAIFPSLGRAFLPEFQESTLVNSLALYPGTSLEATNSAAFVLETKLKDDPRLKYVQLRAGRAPNDPDAAPVNLAHLDIGLSEKGMENRGNTVEWLRKEFNKVPGAATNIGGFISHRIDEILSGVRSQIAIKIFGPDLEELRNIGKQVEATIKSVPGIVDLQLEPQVPIEQIQIKFNRFAAAQYSLTIGQLSNIIETGLNGKVVSQVLDKQQTFDLVVWLKPEFRNNLETIENLLVDTSDGNKIPLAQVANVAYGTGPNTINRENVSRLIVVSANAKGRDLRSVVNDIQDKVKANVQIPSGYFIQYGGQFEAEERASKNILVFSAISFVVITVLMYLSVKSIASTATIMINLPLALVGGVIAIALTGGVISIASLVGFVTLFGVATRNGLLLVDNYTTKAAAGMSLKEVLMAGSMERLNAILMTSLTSALGLLPLVISVGPGKEILQPLSIVVLGGLFTSTALTLLVLPALYSKFGRYLLPKPSANVVEDGKVPNAVWEN
- a CDS encoding efflux RND transporter permease subunit, which encodes MLNSIVKWSIAQRWVIVIASILISLWGFRVLTQMPLDVFPSFAPPQVEIQAEAPGLAPEEVESLVTRPIESAINGTPGLEALRSASAVGLSAVRAVFSESTDIYRARQLVTERLQQVSSQLPQGVEKPQLLPVSSPLGVIARYAFTSETTPLMEVWRTVNWQVKNRLLAVPGVSSVLITGGDERQYQVLVNPDKLKAFNVSLNDVTQAAGAANANAPGGFLITPDQETLVRGIGRIESIEQLKKSVIKARNGTPVLLEQVADVQIGAALKRGDGSFNGKKAVVLTVNKQPIGDTPTVTKAIEAALEEMKPSLAKDVKVTETFRQEDFIEASLKNVEEALRDGIIIVSIVLILFLMNWRTVIISLSALPISLLLGMMILNWTGQGINTMTLGGLVVAIGSVVDDAIVDMENVYRRLRENQLAGNPIPPLQVVFNGSVEVRVSVLFATIIIAVVFAPIFALSGVEGRIFAPMGIAYLLSIAASTLVALTLTPALCALMLVGRPLPSTETWVEKQAHRLYRPALKFSIRFPTVVLAAAIAGFVASMVILPSLGQVFLPEFQDRALVVAVSLMPGESLNATNQVGLAVENSLKKDPRFDTVQFRSGRSQGDSEVVGTNFGELDVQISEEGIKEREESIEKIREEFEKIPGVVPNIGGFISHRMDEVLSGVRSAIAVKIFGPELEQLRTLGQQVQSAMSEVSGLVDLQLEPQVPIKQVQIQFDREAAARYGVTIGELAETIETALNGRAVSQVLEQQQTFDLVVWLQESSRHDIEIIRNLLVDTPNGQKIPLAQVAKIDYGTGPNTINRENVSRFIVVSSNVSGRDLGSVIKDIRDKVKQEVQLPPGYYIEYGGQFEAQEGATKTLLWAGALAFVAIAVLLYFAVKSIPATIMILINLPLALIGGVISIALTSGIISVASMVGFITLFGVAARNGLLLVDNYNNKLAEGIPLKEVLLEGSMERLAAILMTALASALGMVPLTIGSGAGKEVLQPLAVVVLGGLITSTALTLLVLPALYSLFGRFMVPKKTTPEIKDGLLKEAILER